GAACGAGCGTCGTCCCAGCGACCAGCTCGACCGGATCACCCATCGAGCCGAGCTTCGCCCCGGTCACGACGCACGTGTCCAAGGGGTAGTCCTGGCGCTGTTCTTCCGCGTACGCGGCATCGAGCTTGGCCATGTACTTGGCGGGTTCCTTGGCGATGGACTGTTCGCATCCCGCGCAGCACAAGCGGACGAGGCGGTTCATGTAGACGAAGTTAACCGGATCGCCCATCGAACCGAGAGGCCCACCCACGGGGCAGTTGTCCATCGGGTAGGCGGGGAGCTGTGAGTCGATGATTCGCTTGTTGAGAGCGTCCAGGTGCTTCTTCGGATCGGTCTTGAACGCGGCGGCCGCGTCGGCGCTCGCGAGTCGGACCAAACGATTGTTGTGCACATGGTTCACGGCATCTGCGCCAAGCTCCTCTCCGGTGACGATGCATGTGTCGATGGGGTAGTGCATGAGCTGCTGCTCGACGATCTTCTGGTCGATCTCGCCCCAGTACTTGGCCTTGTTGCCCTCGAACTCTTCGATGCAGCCGGCGCAGCAGAAGCGCACCTCCCGGTTGTCGTAGACCTTGATGATGGGATCTCCCATCGAGCCGAGGGGGCCGCCGACCGGGCAGTTGGGCAGCGTGTAGGGGTAGGAAGGACCCGGCGAGGCCGCGCCCGTCGCGGATTCGTCGGCGGGCTGGCCGTTTCGCTCCGAACCGGGCTCGCGGCCCGCCGCGGCCAGCACTACGAACTGGTCCTTGCGGGCTTCATCCCAGGCGAGGAATGCCTCACCGCAGCCGGGGCAGCAGAGGCCGATGGTCTTGCCCTTGTACTCGACGGTCCCGGCGGAGGGGACGATCGGCTCCTTGCCGATCGGGCACATGGCGTTGACGGGCTCGGCGGCCTGCTGAGCGAGCGAGCCGGAGTCGTGGTGCTGAGCCGTCGCCAGAGCAGCCGGTGCGGTGAGGCAGAGGCACGCGATCAATGTTGCGGGTTTCATTCAGAATCTCCTTGTGCCGGAGGCACATTGGTGTTGGATGCGGGGCGTGCGCGTGAAAGACGGAACTTCCACTCCTGCGCCCAGCAGTAAAGAATAGGGACGACGAACCATGTGATGGATGCGACGGCCATGCCCCCGAACGAAGGGATGGCCATAGGAACCATGATGTCCGAGCCGCGACCCGTGCTTGTAAGCACCGGGAGAAGCGCAAGGATCGTGGTTGCGCTGGTCATGACGGCGGCGCGGATTCGGAGCTGCCCGCCATCGACCACGGCTTTGCGGATCGCTTCGATCGAATCGGGTTTGCTCTCCGACATCGACTGCTCGATGCGGGTGGCCATGATGACGCCGTCGTCGGTGGCGATGCCGAAGAGCGCGAGGAACCCCACCCAGACCGCGATGCTCAGATTGAACTCCCGGATCTGGAAGAGTTCGCGGAGATTCGTGCCAAGCAGCGAGATGTCGAGGAACCACGGCTGGGCGTAGAGCCACAGCATCAGGAACCCGCCGCCCCACGCGACGAACACCCCGCTGAAGACCATCAGGGTGACGCCCACCTTGCGGAACTGGAAGTAAAGCAGGAGGAAGATCACCGCCAGTGAGAGCGGCAGGACGATGCTCATCCGCTTGGCGGCCCGGACCTGATTCTTGTACGAACCGGAAAACTCATAGCTGACGCCCGCAGGCACGACGAGATCGCCCGAGTGGATCGCTTCCTGGATGAACGCCTGAGCGTCCCGGACGACGGACACTTCCGCTTCGCCGGGCATCTTGTCGAAGAGCACATAGGCGACGAGGAAGGTGTCCTCGCTTTTGATCATCTGCGGGCCGCGCCGATACTCCAGCGTGGCGAGTTCTCGCAGAGGAACCTGCGCGCCCATCGGTGTGGGCACGAGGATGTCGCCCAGCGTCTCGGGCTGGTCGCGCAGCTCCCGGAGGTAGCGCACCCGGACGGGATAGCGCTCCCGCCCCTCGACGGTCATGGTCAGCGGCTTGCCGCCGATGGCGACCTCGATGACCTCCTGCACATCGGCGATGCGCAGCCCGTAGCGGGCGATCCGCTCGCGGTCGATGTCGATCTCAAGGTAGGGCTTGCCGACGACGCGGTCGGCGAAGACGGCCGCGGGCTGGACGCTCGGCACCCGCTTGAGCAGGCGCTCCAGCTCCAGCCCGAATGACTCTATCGTTTCGAGATCTGGTCCGTAAACCTTGATTCCCATCGGGGCACGGAAGCCCGATTGGAGCATGACTATCCGCGTCTCGATCGGCTGGAGCTTGGGCGCACTGGTTACGCCGGGCATCTCGGCCGCCGCCACGATCGCGTCCCAGATGTCCTGTTGGGATTCGATCTCGTCCCGCCACTGCCGGTATGGGCGGCCGTCCTCGTCGGGGATTAGGTCGCCTCGCTCGTCGCGGACGAACTCGTCCGCCGCGTCGTCGTAGCGGAAGTTGATGCGCCGGCCCTGATCATCGGTGCGGTACTCGCTCTGGTACTGGATGACCGTCTCGACCATCGAGATCGGCGCGGGGTCGAGTGGGCTCTCGACACGACCGATCTTGCCCACGGCCATCTCGACCTCGGGCACGCTCATGATGCGGCGGTCGAGTTCCTTGAGGATGTCCGTCGCCTCGCCGATCGAAGCGTGCGTCATCGTGGTCGGCATGTAGAGGAACGCGCCCTCATCCAGCGAGGGCATGAACTCGCTTCCCAGTCCGGGGAAAGCGTGCGCGATCTCGACCATTGTTTCGTTACTGCGGATCGAGTCCGGCAGCCATCCGAAAACTCGATCAAAGCCAAGCCATGTCGTCGCGCCCAGCAGAACTACGAGGAGAGCTGGTGAGAGTCCGATGAGTTTGTGGCGAAGTGTCCACGCGAGCACATGCGGGAATGCCAGACGCACGGCCCAGAATGCGAGCAAAATACCGCCCACGATCACTCCGATGAATACCGCATTGCCTACCACTCCCGGTTCGGGGCCGAGCGGCTCCCACGCGCCAGCCAGGACGACGAGCACGACGATGACCGCCACGAGATTCGCAGACCATTGGAGGCCCCGCGCGACAATCTTGGGGAGCCACGGCCGGGCGAGATAGAACGCGCCGAACGCCGCGAGGATCAGCCCGCCGAGCGGCTGAACAAAGATCGCGAGCGCAAGCCCCGCCACGGTAAGCGCCGCGGCTGCCGCCGTGCGGACCGCCCCGGCCCGGAGCCGGAACCCCATCAGGACATGCGCCGCCGCGGGCAGGATGGTCAATGCGATGATGATCGAGGCGATGAGCGCAAAGGTCTTGGTGTATGCCAGCGGCTTGAACAGCTTGCCCTCGGCGGCCTCCATCGTGAAGACCGGCAGAAAGCTGACGATGGTGGTGGCCACCGCGGTCAGCACGGCGCTGCCGACCTCGGTCGTAGCGCGGTAGATCGTCTCGATGGTCGGCTCTCGGTTCGCCCCGTCGGCCTGGGCCTCGTCGAGCCGCCTGAGGATGTTCTCGCTGAGCACGATGCCCATGTCCACGATCGTCCCGATCGCGATCGCGATGCCCGAGAGCGCGACGATGTTCGCGTCGACGCGGAACAGCTTCATCCCGATGAAGGTCATCAGGACCGTGATCGGGAGCATGGCGCCGATGAGCAGGCTGCTGCGCAGGTGCATCACCATGAGCACCACGACGATGATCGTCACCAGCACCTGCTGAGAGATCGCGGAATTGAGTGTCTGGAGCGTTTCCCGGATCAGGCCCGAGCGGTCATAGAAGGGAACGATCGTCACGCGGCTTTCGGTGCCGTCGGCGAGAACCTTCGACGGCAAACCAGAGGCGGTGTCGGCGATCGTGTCCTTGACGCGCTGGATGGTCGCCATCGGGTTCTCGCCGTAGCGTACGACCACGACGCCGCCCACCGTCTCCTCGCCGGCCTTGGTGAGCACGCCGCGACGCAGGGCGGGACCCAGCGAGACCTTCGCGATGTCTCTGATCAGGATCGGCTGCCCATCCCGCGCGGTGATAGCCGCCTGCTCCAGGTCTTCAACCGATTCGATGAACCCGAGCCCGCGCACGATGTACTCGGCCCGGTTCACCTCGATGGTCCGCGCGCCGACATCGATATTGCTCTGCCGGACCGCGCCGATGACCTGGCCGAGCGAGACGCCGGCGGCCCGCATCGCGTCGGGGTTCACATCGACCTGATACTCCTGCACGAACCCGCCGATGGAGGCAACCTCGGAGACGCCCTCCACTCCCGCGAGCTTGTACTTGACGATGAAGTCCTGGATAGAGCGCAGCTCGTGCGGGTCCCAGCCGCCGGTCGGATTCCCATCGGGATCGCGTCCTTCGAGCGTGTACCAGAACACCTGCCCGAGCGCCGTCGCGTCGGGCCCCAGCGCCGGCGTCACGCCCTGCGGCAGCGTGCCCGCCGGCAGCGAGTTGAGCTTCTCAAGCACTCGCGAACGCGACCAGTAGAAGTCGATCCCGTCCTCGAACACGATGTAGATCGAAGAGAACCCGAAGACCGAATAACTGCGGATATCCTTCACACCGGGGACTCCGAGCATCGCCACGGTCATGGGGTAGCTGATCTGGTCGTCGATGTCCTGCGGGCTCCGACCGGGCCACTCGGTGAACACGATCTGCTGGTTCTCGCCGATGTCGGGGATCGCATCGACGGGGACCGGATCGCGGGGCAGGCCCCCCAAGTCCCAGTCGAAGGGTGCGACGAGCACGCCCCAGAAAAGCGTACCGACCAAGAGGATCGCCACCACCAGTTTCTGCTCCAGACAGAACCGGATCACCGTGTTGAGCGGTCCGCGGGGAGTTGGAGGAGTGGTCGGGGCGTGGTCACTCATGATCGTGACCCTCGCTGCTTCCCTCGGTCGCGCTATTCATAGCGTCACCGTTGAGCGGCTCAAAGGACTCGCGGATCTCCCCGCACCGGAGCATGCTCGCGCCGAAGTACGGGTTGTTGATCTGCTCGCCGCGCTGGAGCCAGTCTGCTCCCTGGTTATCGAAAGCCATCGGGCAGTGCGCGAGTTGCCATTCTTCGCTCCCCCGGTGCCCGAAACGACGTTGGAGCGCGATGACCGCCTTGCTCATGCCCTCGAACTTAGTCCGAGCGATCTCAATATCTGTGATACCCGGCTCGACACGCAGCCGGGCCGCGGCCCGCCGCCACTCGCCGAGCGGTTCGCCGACCAGTCCGGCCTCTTCGACGAAGCCGATCGCGGTTCGGAGGTCCGTGGCCGCCTGCGAGAACCCGCCGAGGTCGTCCGCCGCGAGCGCCTCCTGGGCGTCGAGGTACGCAGCGTAGATCGGCTTGAGCGCGAACATGAAGCTGTCGGGCACGCTGACGCGCTCGGGCATGGTCGGCATCGCGCCGCCGGAAGTGTCGCCGTGCCCCGCGTGCGGGTCGCCCCCGCCGCCACCGGCGGGCGTCATCATGCTGGGCTTCGCGGCGATCTGCATCGCGCTGTCGATCCGGAACGCACCGTTGACGACCACGCGCTCGCCCCGACTGAGCCCTTCTCGGACGATATAGAAGTCGCCGGCTCGCGGCCCGAGCACGACCGCCCGGCCTTCGTAGGTTGGCCGCTCTGTATCGGACACCTCGACATACACGACCGAGCGCGTTCCTGTGTAGAGGACCGCCGAGCGAGGGATGACCAGAGGCTCGGTCGCTGAGCTCGGGTCGCCAACCACACCCAGCGACTCGGCCGGCACGAGGTCCATCCCGCAGATGTCGCATTGCCCGGGACCGTCTTTGACGATCGTCGGGTGCATCGGGCTGACCCAGCGACCGGCCAACTCATCGTTGACGACGGCTCCGTCTTCCGAAACCCGCGTGCGAACGACGGCCGATGCGAACATACCCGGCTTGAGACCTCGATCGGTGTTGTCCACGGCAACGCGCACTGCTGCTGTCCGCGTTTGTTGATCGATCATCGGTTCGATGAATGCGATGCGACCCTCAAACACTTCGCCGGGATGCGCCTCGACCGTGAAGCTCACCGACTGCCCCCAACGCAAGAGCGGGAGCTGAGACTCGTACGCCTGCATATCAACCCACAGTTGTGACAGGTCGGCGACCGTGGCGATGGCAGCGCCCGTCTGCACATAGTCCCCCTCGCGCACGGCCAGATGCGTGACAACGCCTCCAATCGGGGCATAGATGGGCAGGCGATCCGATTCGAAGCGGCCTTCCTCGACGGCGGCAATCTGCTCGGATGTCAGGCCAAATAACCGCAACTTCTCCCGTGCCGCCGTCAATGTGTCCCGCGTGGCGGATCGCAGCAGTTCGCTGGCGGATCGTGAGTCCCGGGCCGCAGAGGCAACTTGTCGGAGTTCCTCGAAGGCCGCGAGCAACTCCGGGCTGTACACCTCGGCCATGTGGTCTCCGGCCGACACCGGAACACCGACATAGTTGACAAACAACCGCTCGATCCGCCCCGGGAAGTACGCCGTCAGTCGCGCCACCGAGGTTTCGTCATAGGTGACCTTGCCATACATCCGCACCTCGGCCGTCGGGAAGAACCGACCGACCGGGGCTGTCTCGATGCGGCTGAGCGCGGCGGCCGCCTCGCTCATCGTGACACGCAGTTCATTCCCCTCGCCCTCATCCGCGGTCACCGGGATGAGGTCCATGAAGCAGATTGGGCACTTAGCA
This Phycisphaerales bacterium DNA region includes the following protein-coding sequences:
- a CDS encoding efflux RND transporter periplasmic adaptor subunit gives rise to the protein MNTVLARLRVTIGWVWKHTAAGIAVMLIIAALVIGYRIGRPAPEPATELAAEAHEHGEDTSQPQMYTCSMHPSVRLPDPNAKCPICFMDLIPVTADEGEGNELRVTMSEAAAALSRIETAPVGRFFPTAEVRMYGKVTYDETSVARLTAYFPGRIERLFVNYVGVPVSAGDHMAEVYSPELLAAFEELRQVASAARDSRSASELLRSATRDTLTAAREKLRLFGLTSEQIAAVEEGRFESDRLPIYAPIGGVVTHLAVREGDYVQTGAAIATVADLSQLWVDMQAYESQLPLLRWGQSVSFTVEAHPGEVFEGRIAFIEPMIDQQTRTAAVRVAVDNTDRGLKPGMFASAVVRTRVSEDGAVVNDELAGRWVSPMHPTIVKDGPGQCDICGMDLVPAESLGVVGDPSSATEPLVIPRSAVLYTGTRSVVYVEVSDTERPTYEGRAVVLGPRAGDFYIVREGLSRGERVVVNGAFRIDSAMQIAAKPSMMTPAGGGGGDPHAGHGDTSGGAMPTMPERVSVPDSFMFALKPIYAAYLDAQEALAADDLGGFSQAATDLRTAIGFVEEAGLVGEPLGEWRRAAARLRVEPGITDIEIARTKFEGMSKAVIALQRRFGHRGSEEWQLAHCPMAFDNQGADWLQRGEQINNPYFGASMLRCGEIRESFEPLNGDAMNSATEGSSEGHDHE
- a CDS encoding efflux RND transporter permease subunit; this translates as MSDHAPTTPPTPRGPLNTVIRFCLEQKLVVAILLVGTLFWGVLVAPFDWDLGGLPRDPVPVDAIPDIGENQQIVFTEWPGRSPQDIDDQISYPMTVAMLGVPGVKDIRSYSVFGFSSIYIVFEDGIDFYWSRSRVLEKLNSLPAGTLPQGVTPALGPDATALGQVFWYTLEGRDPDGNPTGGWDPHELRSIQDFIVKYKLAGVEGVSEVASIGGFVQEYQVDVNPDAMRAAGVSLGQVIGAVRQSNIDVGARTIEVNRAEYIVRGLGFIESVEDLEQAAITARDGQPILIRDIAKVSLGPALRRGVLTKAGEETVGGVVVVRYGENPMATIQRVKDTIADTASGLPSKVLADGTESRVTIVPFYDRSGLIRETLQTLNSAISQQVLVTIIVVVLMVMHLRSSLLIGAMLPITVLMTFIGMKLFRVDANIVALSGIAIAIGTIVDMGIVLSENILRRLDEAQADGANREPTIETIYRATTEVGSAVLTAVATTIVSFLPVFTMEAAEGKLFKPLAYTKTFALIASIIIALTILPAAAHVLMGFRLRAGAVRTAAAAALTVAGLALAIFVQPLGGLILAAFGAFYLARPWLPKIVARGLQWSANLVAVIVVLVVLAGAWEPLGPEPGVVGNAVFIGVIVGGILLAFWAVRLAFPHVLAWTLRHKLIGLSPALLVVLLGATTWLGFDRVFGWLPDSIRSNETMVEIAHAFPGLGSEFMPSLDEGAFLYMPTTMTHASIGEATDILKELDRRIMSVPEVEMAVGKIGRVESPLDPAPISMVETVIQYQSEYRTDDQGRRINFRYDDAADEFVRDERGDLIPDEDGRPYRQWRDEIESQQDIWDAIVAAAEMPGVTSAPKLQPIETRIVMLQSGFRAPMGIKVYGPDLETIESFGLELERLLKRVPSVQPAAVFADRVVGKPYLEIDIDRERIARYGLRIADVQEVIEVAIGGKPLTMTVEGRERYPVRVRYLRELRDQPETLGDILVPTPMGAQVPLRELATLEYRRGPQMIKSEDTFLVAYVLFDKMPGEAEVSVVRDAQAFIQEAIHSGDLVVPAGVSYEFSGSYKNQVRAAKRMSIVLPLSLAVIFLLLYFQFRKVGVTLMVFSGVFVAWGGGFLMLWLYAQPWFLDISLLGTNLRELFQIREFNLSIAVWVGFLALFGIATDDGVIMATRIEQSMSESKPDSIEAIRKAVVDGGQLRIRAAVMTSATTILALLPVLTSTGRGSDIMVPMAIPSFGGMAVASITWFVVPILYCWAQEWKFRLSRARPASNTNVPPAQGDSE